From the genome of Bosea sp. Tri-49, one region includes:
- a CDS encoding aspartate aminotransferase family protein: protein MDDGFTLLDRAEQVDLSAAPAETLAEEEARLLALEAEYCSHGDTVHYTQFPKIFSGCEGSFMLDAAGNRFLDLQMWYSAVNFGYANPRLNNALKRQIDTLPQVASQYLHREKIELAAMIAKDAQRKFGAKGRVHFNVGGAQAVEDSLKLVRNAKNGKSLMFAFEGGYHGRTLGASAITSSYRYRRSFGHFGERAHFVPFPYHFRGPKGMSKEEYGHHCVQQFARLFESEYNGVWDPKVREAEYAAFYVEPLQGTGGYVIPPPNFFIELKKVLDQHGILLVVDEIQMGFFRTGKLWSIEHFGVQPDVIVFGKAVTNGLNPLSGIWAKEELINPTVFPPGSTHSTFNANPLGTAVALEAMKMMEEEDYETMVMAKGAYFLEGLKGLERRHKIVGEVDGLGMALRIEICEPHDSFTPSKRLVDLMCDEGMKADLEVGGKRYGLVLDIGGYYKNVITLAPALTMSYAEIDLAIELLDQLFARVASA, encoded by the coding sequence ATGGATGACGGCTTCACCCTGCTCGACCGCGCCGAGCAGGTCGATCTTTCCGCGGCGCCTGCCGAGACACTCGCCGAAGAAGAGGCCCGCCTGCTCGCGCTCGAGGCCGAATACTGCTCGCATGGCGACACGGTCCACTACACGCAGTTCCCGAAGATCTTCTCGGGCTGCGAAGGCTCGTTCATGCTCGATGCGGCGGGCAACCGCTTCCTCGATCTGCAGATGTGGTACTCGGCCGTCAATTTCGGCTACGCCAATCCGCGCCTGAACAATGCGCTGAAGCGTCAGATCGACACGCTGCCGCAGGTGGCGAGCCAGTATCTGCACCGCGAGAAGATCGAGCTCGCGGCGATGATCGCGAAGGACGCGCAGCGCAAGTTCGGCGCCAAGGGGCGCGTTCACTTCAATGTCGGCGGCGCACAGGCGGTCGAGGACTCGCTCAAGCTCGTGCGCAACGCCAAGAACGGCAAGAGCCTGATGTTCGCCTTCGAGGGCGGCTATCACGGCCGCACGCTCGGCGCCTCGGCGATCACCTCGTCCTACCGCTATCGCCGCAGCTTCGGCCATTTCGGCGAGCGTGCGCATTTCGTCCCGTTCCCCTATCATTTCCGCGGTCCCAAGGGGATGAGCAAGGAAGAATACGGGCATCACTGCGTGCAGCAGTTCGCCCGGCTGTTCGAGAGCGAGTACAACGGCGTTTGGGATCCGAAGGTCCGCGAGGCCGAGTACGCCGCCTTCTATGTCGAGCCGCTGCAGGGCACGGGCGGCTACGTCATCCCGCCGCCGAACTTCTTCATCGAGCTCAAGAAGGTGCTCGACCAGCACGGCATCCTGCTGGTCGTCGACGAGATCCAGATGGGCTTCTTCCGGACGGGCAAGCTCTGGTCGATCGAGCATTTCGGCGTGCAGCCGGACGTGATCGTCTTCGGCAAGGCGGTAACCAACGGGCTGAACCCGCTCTCCGGCATCTGGGCCAAGGAAGAGCTGATCAACCCGACAGTCTTCCCGCCCGGCTCGACCCATTCGACCTTCAACGCCAACCCGCTCGGCACCGCGGTCGCGCTCGAGGCGATGAAGATGATGGAGGAAGAGGACTACGAGACCATGGTCATGGCCAAGGGCGCGTATTTCCTCGAGGGCCTGAAGGGGCTGGAGCGCCGCCACAAGATCGTCGGCGAGGTCGACGGGCTCGGCATGGCGCTGCGGATCGAGATATGCGAGCCGCATGACAGCTTCACTCCGTCGAAGCGGCTGGTCGACCTGATGTGCGACGAGGGCATGAAGGCCGACCTCGAAGTCGGCGGCAAGCGCTACGGCCTCGTGCTCGACATTGGCGGCTACTACAAGAACGTCATCACCCTCGCGCCGGCATTGACCATGAGCTATGCCGAGATCGACCTCGCGATCGAGCTGCTCGACCAGCTCTTCGCCCGCGTCGCCAGCGCCTGA
- a CDS encoding arginase — MRLRVIDLDGSVAAQEPLRRHIDAGTAAFIEAADLAGALRIVAGRRAKAELLERLGRGDGEGEGAPVFFYGSGDFHHMTSVLLNRIEEPVTVVHFDNHPDWVSFPATMNCGAWVNRALELPQVRKVVTIGPCSDDLVRPEWQFANLRAVAEGRIALYPWRHAPSRVWGRYGKADSFRQQGGHLHWRNLAEVDWLDFLDELIAAIPTASVWLTIDKDVLAPADACTNWDQGELPLAHLLAAVERLAGERRIVGVDVCGDWSEPRFTDPFRATLAYFDHPPRFTPTPEQLAINARVNASLIDCFQRVLS, encoded by the coding sequence TTGCGCCTGCGCGTGATCGATCTCGACGGCAGCGTGGCGGCGCAGGAGCCGCTGCGCCGGCATATCGACGCCGGTACCGCCGCCTTTATCGAGGCCGCCGACCTCGCCGGCGCCCTGCGCATCGTCGCGGGCCGCCGGGCGAAGGCTGAGCTGCTCGAGCGACTCGGTCGCGGCGACGGCGAAGGCGAGGGAGCGCCTGTCTTCTTCTACGGCTCGGGCGATTTCCATCACATGACCTCGGTCCTGCTCAACCGCATCGAGGAGCCGGTCACGGTCGTGCATTTCGACAACCATCCCGATTGGGTCAGCTTTCCCGCGACGATGAATTGCGGCGCTTGGGTCAACCGGGCGCTGGAGCTGCCGCAGGTGCGCAAGGTCGTGACGATCGGCCCATGCAGTGACGATCTCGTGCGGCCGGAATGGCAGTTCGCCAATCTGAGGGCCGTGGCGGAAGGGCGGATCGCGCTCTATCCTTGGCGGCATGCGCCGTCCCGGGTCTGGGGCCGCTATGGCAAGGCCGACAGCTTCCGCCAGCAGGGCGGCCATCTGCACTGGCGCAACCTTGCCGAGGTGGATTGGTTGGACTTCCTCGACGAGCTGATCGCTGCGATCCCGACCGCGTCTGTCTGGCTGACGATCGACAAGGATGTGCTCGCGCCGGCCGACGCCTGCACCAATTGGGACCAGGGCGAACTGCCCCTCGCTCATCTGTTGGCGGCGGTCGAACGGCTGGCGGGCGAGCGCCGGATCGTCGGCGTCGATGTCTGCGGCGACTGGTCGGAGCCGCGCTTCACTGATCCGTTCCGCGCGACGCTGGCCTATTTCGACCATCCGCCGCGCTTCACGCCGACGCCCGAGCAGCTCGCGATCAACGCGCGCGTCAATGCGAGCCTGATCGATTGCTTCCAGCGAGTGCTGTCATGA
- a CDS encoding EamA family transporter: MSTTIILWFVLSVVCDVAGQICFKIGADRLPQGADFRATAAAMARCGWVTAGIATYVAEFFIWLRILAEVPLSIAFPIASANFLAITLASAVFLGERVGRRQWLGSFLITCGVIIVARTA, from the coding sequence ATGAGCACCACCATCATCCTCTGGTTCGTGCTGTCGGTCGTCTGCGACGTCGCCGGCCAGATCTGCTTCAAGATCGGCGCCGACAGGTTGCCGCAAGGCGCCGATTTCCGCGCCACGGCCGCAGCGATGGCGCGCTGCGGCTGGGTCACGGCCGGCATCGCAACCTATGTCGCCGAGTTCTTCATTTGGCTGCGCATCCTCGCCGAAGTGCCGCTCTCGATCGCCTTCCCGATCGCCAGCGCCAACTTCCTCGCCATCACCCTGGCCAGCGCCGTCTTCCTCGGCGAGCGCGTCGGCCGGCGGCAATGGCTCGGCTCTTTCCTGATCACCTGCGGCGTCATCATCGTCGCCAGAACAGCCTGA
- a CDS encoding alpha/beta hydrolase, with protein sequence MTMRDFSVRLAGDRTGFLLIHGLGGTPTELRFVARALHRAGHTVHCPQLAGHCAGEAEILATGWRDWAGSVFDELARMREICDTVIVGGLSMGAVLAMHVAAQRPREVDGLALYAPTFWYDGWSIPRYAFLLRWFINTPFGRRYRFVEREPYGLKDTRTRALVVSSLASGDSSEAGLLGTPSGSLKEMWDLIAVTRRELSQVKCPALLVHPRDDDIADLKNAFEIQRKLGGLVDAVILDDSYHLVTIDQQHEIVIERSLALAARLAKARMPALQIVAAE encoded by the coding sequence ATGACCATGCGCGATTTCAGCGTCCGCCTCGCCGGCGACCGGACCGGCTTCCTGCTCATCCACGGCCTCGGCGGCACGCCGACCGAGTTGCGTTTCGTCGCCCGGGCGCTGCACCGCGCCGGCCACACCGTGCATTGCCCGCAGCTCGCCGGGCATTGCGCCGGCGAAGCCGAGATCCTCGCCACCGGCTGGCGCGACTGGGCGGGAAGCGTCTTCGACGAGCTCGCGCGCATGCGCGAGATCTGCGACACGGTGATCGTCGGCGGGCTCTCGATGGGGGCGGTGCTGGCGATGCATGTCGCGGCCCAGCGCCCGAGAGAGGTCGACGGGCTCGCGCTCTATGCCCCGACCTTCTGGTACGATGGCTGGTCGATCCCGCGCTACGCCTTCCTGCTGCGCTGGTTCATCAACACGCCGTTCGGGCGGCGCTACCGCTTCGTCGAGCGTGAGCCCTACGGGCTGAAGGACACGCGCACCCGCGCTCTGGTCGTCTCGTCGCTGGCGAGCGGCGACAGCTCGGAGGCCGGCCTGCTCGGCACGCCATCGGGCTCGCTGAAAGAGATGTGGGATCTGATCGCGGTCACCCGCCGCGAGCTGTCCCAGGTCAAATGCCCGGCCCTGCTGGTCCATCCGCGCGACGATGATATCGCCGACCTCAAGAACGCCTTCGAGATCCAGCGCAAGCTCGGCGGTCTGGTCGATGCGGTGATCCTCGACGACAGCTATCACCTCGTCACCATCGACCAGCAGCATGAGATCGTGATCGAACGCTCGCTGGCGCTGGCCGCCCGGCTGGCCAAGGCCCGCATGCCGGCTCTGCAGATCGTGGCGGCGGAATGA
- a CDS encoding GNAT family N-acetyltransferase, whose product MSTVRARILADIMGVSPADWDVCLPGEAECHTYYSACDAVAAETGIGLRMAAAIAEEGDEVVAVAPFFRLKYRLDTPLQGKLRSFGDALHRLAPGLVTLKVLCIGSPYAERCHLGFSPKLDSARRLAAFQALSAALERQAAEEGAHLVVWKDLAPAEEEGVGGALKQAGFARLGSLPIALLDLPFADEAAYLASLSAATRKDIKRKLAKAGEVRVTFHTDITKLETEITDLYEATRAQSGLDYGELEVLPPGYFGAVSHALGERAVFALYWIGEELAAFNLLLVEPDRVIDKFLGMRYPLAREHNLYAVSWMANVRFCLDRGIHKLQSGQTAYASKLRFGSRLVPSTLHVRHRLAPLQWALRSLSPWLGFERFDPDLAVIARKKAA is encoded by the coding sequence ATGAGCACGGTCCGGGCCCGCATCCTGGCTGATATCATGGGGGTCTCACCCGCCGACTGGGACGTCTGCCTGCCGGGCGAGGCCGAGTGCCATACCTATTACAGCGCCTGCGACGCGGTTGCGGCGGAGACCGGCATCGGCCTGCGCATGGCGGCAGCCATTGCCGAGGAGGGCGATGAGGTCGTCGCGGTGGCGCCATTCTTCCGGCTGAAGTACCGGCTCGACACGCCGCTGCAAGGTAAACTCAGGAGTTTCGGCGACGCGCTGCACCGGCTCGCGCCGGGACTGGTCACGCTGAAGGTGCTTTGCATCGGCTCGCCTTATGCCGAGCGCTGCCATCTCGGTTTCTCGCCGAAACTCGACAGCGCCAGGCGCCTTGCGGCTTTCCAGGCGCTTTCCGCCGCGCTGGAGCGGCAGGCGGCTGAGGAGGGAGCGCATCTGGTGGTCTGGAAGGACCTGGCGCCGGCCGAGGAAGAAGGCGTTGGTGGGGCCTTGAAGCAGGCCGGTTTCGCCCGGCTCGGCAGCCTGCCGATCGCGCTGCTCGACCTGCCTTTCGCCGACGAGGCCGCCTATCTCGCCTCGCTCTCGGCTGCGACGCGCAAGGACATCAAGCGCAAGCTCGCCAAGGCGGGGGAGGTGCGCGTCACATTCCACACCGACATCACCAAACTGGAGACTGAGATCACCGATCTCTACGAGGCGACGCGGGCGCAGAGCGGGCTCGATTATGGCGAACTCGAAGTGCTGCCGCCCGGCTATTTCGGTGCAGTCTCGCATGCGCTCGGCGAGCGGGCGGTCTTCGCGCTCTACTGGATCGGTGAGGAATTGGCGGCCTTCAATCTGCTCCTGGTTGAACCTGACCGGGTGATCGATAAGTTCCTGGGCATGCGCTACCCGCTGGCCCGCGAGCACAATCTCTACGCTGTGAGCTGGATGGCGAATGTCCGCTTTTGCCTCGATCGCGGCATCCACAAGCTCCAGAGTGGCCAGACGGCCTATGCCTCGAAGCTGCGCTTCGGCAGCCGGCTGGTACCCTCGACCCTGCATGTCCGGCACCGGCTCGCGCCGCTGCAATGGGCGTTGCGTTCCCTGAGCCCTTGGCTCGGCTTCGAGCGCTTCGATCCCGATCTTGCCGTAATCGCCCGAAAGAAGGCCGCATGA
- a CDS encoding EamA family transporter: protein MSSLSPPASNSWARQLAIWLAFIVLDTGTQLAFKWGADGIGDMEFGLAMMAKAVSLPGVWFATLGYIGTFVVWMAILRDMPLSRAFPMTGLVYVTVPLLAWLTFGEQIDLVRAGGIALIIAGVILLGSDE, encoded by the coding sequence ATGAGCAGCCTCTCGCCACCGGCAAGCAATTCGTGGGCGCGCCAGCTCGCGATCTGGCTCGCCTTCATCGTGCTCGACACCGGTACGCAGCTCGCCTTCAAATGGGGCGCTGACGGCATCGGCGACATGGAGTTCGGCCTCGCCATGATGGCGAAGGCGGTCTCGCTGCCGGGCGTCTGGTTCGCGACGCTCGGCTATATCGGCACCTTCGTCGTCTGGATGGCGATCCTACGCGACATGCCGCTCAGCCGCGCCTTCCCGATGACGGGGCTGGTTTATGTCACAGTTCCGCTGCTGGCCTGGCTCACCTTCGGCGAGCAGATCGACCTGGTTCGTGCAGGAGGAATCGCATTGATCATCGCAGGCGTCATCCTGCTCGGGAGCGACGAATGA
- a CDS encoding DUF2147 domain-containing protein → MMRGIGLASVLATALVTVLPALADPIGDVVGRWRDSDGESEIAISRCGAALCGKIVWLKEARFDIFNPDENLRKRSLLGLQVLSGFKPAAKGALEGEGYNPADGKTYRTTLELKSSRSLVMRGCVLGGLICDDDTWSRQP, encoded by the coding sequence ATGATGCGCGGGATTGGTCTGGCCTCGGTGCTCGCGACGGCGCTCGTGACAGTGCTGCCGGCGCTCGCCGATCCGATTGGCGACGTGGTCGGGCGCTGGCGCGATTCCGACGGGGAATCGGAGATCGCGATCAGCCGTTGCGGCGCGGCGCTGTGCGGCAAGATCGTCTGGCTGAAAGAGGCACGCTTCGACATCTTCAATCCCGATGAGAACCTGCGGAAGCGCTCGCTGCTCGGACTGCAGGTGCTCTCCGGCTTCAAGCCGGCGGCGAAGGGGGCGCTGGAAGGCGAGGGCTACAATCCCGCCGACGGCAAGACCTACCGGACCACACTCGAACTGAAGTCGTCTCGAAGCCTTGTCATGCGTGGCTGCGTGCTCGGCGGCCTGATCTGCGACGACGATACCTGGTCGCGGCAACCATGA
- a CDS encoding sensor histidine kinase, whose protein sequence is MTSLRFRLVIGFMLVSVPAMLASAYIAARLISDAFEENVEQWLGETSRFFALEIAEATQEAQRVAGVIGHRLEQAADEHKMQRTVEREFAVLSSVGYDLIAIYRPGGDILFKTRDFSSVSPLPAETGLGLFRIETDGKRWIMAGAVQAMQIGGQPANILVGTWLDEGSFGGIKVVTSLEIRLFALFNKQLELVMQTHPDRTTAVPDGIRAKLEAGEEVVFEPAADGGAYRAVYSGLRGIDGELAAISFIGMRSEAGFFEQLGRESLFLGIFLLGSAISIVVGILTSDLLVRPLRALTQGVRAISAGDFGQRVSAGGGREIVELAAGFNGMAEQLGKLQDLETELRRKDRLSALGQAAMVIAHEVRNPLGIIKTSTEVVRNRAKLGGAEEKMLGYVIDEVRRIETLVRDFLDFAQPKPPVKVELPFRAVIDRVAAIAAPEFGRQKIRLAIEDRSNGATVLGDPDQLYQACLNLILNAIDAMPDGGMIQATVSATGETVSLTIRDEGAGVPEAIHHEIFNPFFTTKAKGTGLGLAKVQAVAEAHGGSTSCVCEPGRGAAFAITLPRVKPGVAA, encoded by the coding sequence ATGACATCGCTCAGGTTCAGGCTGGTGATCGGCTTCATGCTGGTCAGCGTGCCGGCGATGCTGGCCTCCGCCTATATCGCGGCCAGGCTGATTTCGGACGCCTTCGAGGAGAATGTCGAGCAGTGGCTCGGCGAGACCTCGCGCTTCTTTGCGCTCGAGATTGCCGAGGCGACGCAGGAAGCACAACGCGTCGCCGGCGTGATCGGACACCGCCTCGAGCAGGCGGCCGACGAGCACAAGATGCAGCGCACCGTCGAGCGTGAGTTCGCAGTGTTGAGTTCGGTCGGCTACGACCTGATCGCGATCTATCGTCCGGGCGGCGACATCCTGTTCAAGACCCGCGATTTCAGCAGCGTCAGTCCGTTGCCCGCCGAAACCGGCCTCGGCCTGTTCAGGATCGAGACGGATGGTAAGCGCTGGATCATGGCGGGCGCCGTCCAGGCCATGCAGATCGGCGGCCAGCCGGCCAACATCCTGGTCGGGACCTGGCTCGATGAAGGCTCCTTCGGCGGCATCAAGGTGGTGACCTCCCTGGAGATCCGGCTCTTCGCGCTCTTCAACAAGCAGCTCGAACTGGTGATGCAGACCCACCCCGACCGCACGACTGCGGTGCCGGACGGTATACGGGCGAAGCTCGAAGCCGGCGAGGAGGTCGTCTTCGAGCCGGCTGCGGATGGCGGCGCCTATCGCGCCGTCTATTCGGGCCTGCGCGGCATCGATGGCGAGCTCGCTGCGATCAGCTTCATTGGCATGCGCAGCGAGGCGGGGTTCTTCGAGCAGCTCGGCCGGGAAAGCCTGTTCCTCGGCATCTTCCTGCTCGGCAGCGCGATCTCGATCGTCGTCGGCATCCTGACGTCGGATCTGCTGGTGCGACCCCTGCGCGCATTGACACAGGGCGTTCGTGCGATCTCGGCAGGGGATTTCGGTCAGCGCGTCTCGGCGGGCGGTGGGCGCGAGATCGTCGAGCTCGCTGCTGGCTTCAACGGCATGGCCGAGCAGCTCGGCAAGCTGCAAGACCTCGAGACGGAGCTCAGGCGAAAGGACCGGCTGTCGGCCCTCGGCCAGGCGGCGATGGTGATCGCCCATGAGGTGCGCAATCCGCTGGGGATCATCAAGACCTCGACAGAAGTCGTCCGCAACCGCGCCAAGCTCGGCGGCGCGGAAGAGAAGATGCTGGGCTATGTCATCGACGAGGTGCGTCGCATCGAGACCTTGGTGCGCGACTTCCTCGACTTCGCGCAACCCAAGCCGCCGGTGAAGGTCGAGTTGCCCTTCCGTGCGGTGATCGATCGTGTCGCGGCGATCGCGGCCCCGGAGTTCGGCCGCCAGAAGATCCGGCTGGCGATCGAGGACCGCAGCAATGGTGCGACCGTCCTCGGCGACCCCGACCAGCTGTACCAGGCCTGCCTGAACCTCATCCTCAATGCGATCGACGCCATGCCCGACGGAGGCATGATCCAGGCGACCGTGAGCGCCACTGGCGAGACCGTCTCGCTCACCATCCGAGATGAGGGGGCAGGCGTGCCGGAGGCGATCCACCACGAGATATTCAACCCCTTCTTCACCACCAAGGCCAAGGGCACCGGGCTCGGGCTCGCCAAGGTTCAGGCCGTGGCCGAGGCTCATGGCGGCAGTACCTCTTGTGTCTGCGAGCCGGGGCGGGGCGCCGCCTTCGCCATCACGCTCCCGCGGGTGAAACCGGGAGTGGCGGCATGA
- a CDS encoding sigma-54-dependent transcriptional regulator codes for MSQSILVVDDEVRLADVLAAALEDLGYRATAVHSARAALAELEQARFDLVLTDLRLPVMDGRALLREVRSRWPEVPVIIITAFAAVRDAVDLVKEGAFDYIAKPFEIDDVSATIRRALRLADVVRDNERLRSELEGRYSFDTLIGNSAAFRRVIEQVTEVCETKATVLLNGESGTGKELVARAIHFNSPRRDKPFIAVNCTAIPEALLESELFGHVKGAFTGALANRIGRFAAADGGTLFLDEIGDMALPIQAKLLRVIQERSFEPVGATRTQTVDVRLIAATHRDMREAVDAGSFREDLFYRLNVFPILLPPLRDRADDIPLLSSHFLAELAEGMGKRASGFSPAAMVAMTAYDWPGNIRELHNCIERAVIVTKTQTIDATDLPQDLFSGNRRTERDGLPRDLDAELERIERDFIIEALRRSDGVQVRAAKLLGIAERSLWHRIKKLGIKLGRAIAD; via the coding sequence ATGAGCCAGTCCATCCTGGTGGTCGACGACGAGGTACGGCTTGCCGACGTGCTGGCGGCGGCGTTGGAGGACCTCGGTTACCGCGCGACCGCCGTGCACAGCGCGCGTGCCGCGCTCGCCGAGCTCGAACAGGCGCGCTTCGATCTTGTCCTGACAGATCTGAGGCTGCCGGTGATGGATGGTCGGGCGCTGCTGCGCGAGGTCCGCAGCCGCTGGCCGGAGGTCCCGGTCATCATCATCACCGCTTTTGCGGCGGTGCGCGATGCGGTCGACCTGGTCAAGGAGGGCGCCTTCGATTACATCGCCAAGCCCTTCGAGATCGACGATGTTTCGGCCACGATCAGGCGGGCGCTGCGCCTTGCCGATGTCGTGCGCGACAATGAGCGGCTGCGCAGCGAGCTCGAAGGCCGCTACAGCTTCGATACGCTGATCGGCAACAGCGCCGCCTTCCGCCGTGTGATCGAGCAGGTCACGGAGGTCTGCGAGACGAAGGCGACGGTGCTGCTCAATGGCGAGAGCGGCACCGGCAAGGAGCTGGTCGCTCGCGCGATCCATTTCAACAGCCCGCGACGCGACAAACCCTTCATCGCCGTCAATTGCACGGCGATCCCCGAAGCCCTGCTGGAGAGTGAACTCTTTGGCCATGTCAAAGGCGCCTTCACCGGGGCACTCGCCAACCGGATCGGCCGTTTCGCTGCTGCCGATGGTGGTACGCTCTTCCTGGACGAGATCGGCGACATGGCCCTGCCGATCCAGGCCAAGCTCCTGCGCGTGATCCAGGAGCGCAGCTTCGAGCCGGTCGGTGCGACCCGCACGCAGACGGTCGACGTCCGCCTGATCGCGGCGACGCACCGCGACATGCGCGAGGCCGTCGACGCAGGCAGCTTTCGCGAGGATCTATTCTACCGACTCAACGTCTTCCCGATCCTGCTGCCGCCGCTACGCGATCGCGCCGACGATATTCCGCTGTTGTCCTCGCATTTCCTGGCCGAGCTGGCGGAGGGGATGGGCAAGCGTGCGAGTGGCTTCTCGCCGGCAGCCATGGTCGCCATGACCGCCTATGACTGGCCGGGAAACATCCGGGAACTGCACAACTGCATCGAGCGGGCAGTGATCGTCACAAAGACGCAAACGATCGATGCCACTGATCTGCCGCAGGATCTGTTCAGCGGCAACCGCCGGACCGAGCGGGACGGGCTGCCGCGCGATCTCGACGCCGAGCTCGAGCGGATCGAACGCGATTTCATCATCGAGGCGCTCAGGCGCAGTGACGGCGTGCAGGTCAGGGCTGCGAAATTGCTAGGCATCGCCGAGAGAAGCCTTTGGCATCGGATCAAGAAACTCGGTATCAAGCTGGGCCGCGCGATCGCGGATTGA
- a CDS encoding MipA/OmpV family protein, whose protein sequence is MPAFPRPERPRRSLRRRPVALAGTAALLALASGTALANDDDKRAVTDPAPAKGWIITLGGSFEMGPKYDGARSVGPSFMPSISWRRAGEEAGFSAPDDGLDFALYETDRFSVGVVGSYRAGRYASSNPRLFGLRDVPWTIEAGAFAEYWVVPDRLRTRIEVRQGFNGHHGVVADLSADWVERFGSFTFAVGPRLSLASAPFMRRQFGVLPYEATLNGLITPYKPGGGAKSVGLASSLEYAWSPSFSTTLFARYDRLIGEAAKSPLVDTIGQRNQFSVGVGVSYSFNVGG, encoded by the coding sequence ATGCCTGCCTTTCCACGTCCCGAACGCCCTCGCCGCAGCCTGCGTCGTCGGCCCGTCGCCTTGGCCGGGACTGCGGCTCTGCTTGCCCTTGCCAGCGGAACTGCGCTGGCGAACGACGATGACAAGCGCGCTGTGACGGACCCGGCCCCGGCGAAGGGCTGGATCATCACGCTGGGCGGCTCCTTCGAGATGGGCCCGAAATATGACGGGGCACGCTCGGTCGGCCCGTCCTTCATGCCGTCGATTTCCTGGCGTCGGGCTGGCGAAGAGGCCGGCTTCAGTGCGCCCGATGACGGCCTCGACTTTGCGCTCTACGAGACCGATCGTTTCAGCGTCGGTGTCGTCGGCAGCTATCGTGCCGGTCGATATGCGAGCTCTAATCCTAGGCTCTTCGGCCTGCGTGACGTGCCCTGGACGATCGAGGCGGGCGCCTTTGCCGAGTATTGGGTGGTCCCCGACCGGCTGCGCACCCGCATCGAGGTTCGCCAGGGCTTCAACGGTCATCATGGCGTCGTTGCCGATCTCTCGGCCGATTGGGTAGAGCGCTTTGGCAGCTTCACCTTCGCCGTCGGCCCGCGCCTGTCGCTGGCGAGCGCTCCGTTCATGCGCCGCCAGTTCGGCGTCCTGCCCTATGAGGCCACGCTCAACGGCCTGATCACTCCCTACAAGCCCGGCGGCGGCGCCAAGTCGGTTGGTCTCGCTTCATCGCTGGAATATGCGTGGTCGCCGAGCTTCTCCACGACCTTGTTCGCACGCTATGACCGATTGATCGGCGAAGCCGCCAAGTCTCCGCTGGTGGACACGATCGGCCAGCGCAACCAGTTCTCGGTCGGTGTCGGCGTCAGCTATTCCTTCAACGTCGGCGGCTGA
- a CDS encoding ABC transporter ATP-binding protein, giving the protein MSKAGLASVEFRNVSMRYGAVTAVDNVSFTVEAGKLVTLLGPSGCGKTTTLRMIAGLEIASEGEILIGGKDVTRLSAADRDVSMVFQSYALFPHMNVLDNAAYGPTVKGLPKAKAREMALEKLALVGLKGFEKRYPSELSGGQQQRVAVARALVLEPQVLLFDEPLSNLDAKLRRRVREEIRELQQTLNLTVAYVTHDQEEALAVSDRIIVMSNSRIAQEGTPRQLYEEPADAFVADFIGDANMVDVTVKSVADGRAAVAIGPASVSLAARGLQPGPAKAAIRPQSLLVSRHESQGALPGKVSKCAYLGNHLDLMIETAVGELFVISHDVDDMLAPGTPVWLSFASSGVILVP; this is encoded by the coding sequence ATGTCCAAGGCCGGCCTCGCCTCCGTCGAATTCCGCAATGTCAGCATGCGCTACGGCGCGGTGACGGCGGTCGACAATGTCAGCTTCACGGTCGAGGCCGGCAAGCTGGTGACGCTGCTGGGCCCATCCGGCTGCGGCAAGACCACGACGCTGCGGATGATCGCCGGACTCGAGATCGCCAGCGAGGGCGAGATTCTGATCGGTGGCAAGGATGTCACCAGGCTGTCCGCCGCCGACCGCGATGTCAGCATGGTCTTCCAGTCCTATGCGCTCTTTCCGCATATGAACGTCCTCGACAACGCCGCCTATGGCCCGACGGTGAAGGGCCTGCCCAAGGCCAAGGCCCGGGAGATGGCGCTGGAGAAGCTGGCGCTCGTCGGCCTCAAGGGCTTCGAAAAGCGCTACCCCTCAGAGTTGTCAGGCGGCCAGCAGCAGCGCGTCGCCGTCGCCCGCGCGCTGGTACTGGAGCCGCAGGTCCTGCTCTTCGACGAGCCACTCTCCAATCTCGATGCCAAACTGCGCCGGCGCGTGCGCGAGGAAATCCGCGAGCTGCAGCAGACGCTCAACCTCACCGTCGCCTATGTCACGCACGACCAGGAGGAAGCCCTCGCCGTCTCCGACCGCATCATCGTGATGTCGAATTCCCGCATCGCCCAGGAAGGCACGCCGCGCCAGCTCTATGAGGAGCCGGCCGACGCCTTCGTCGCCGATTTCATCGGCGATGCCAACATGGTCGACGTCACCGTGAAATCGGTCGCGGACGGGCGCGCGGCGGTCGCGATCGGCCCGGCGAGCGTCTCATTGGCGGCGCGCGGCCTGCAGCCTGGGCCGGCCAAGGCGGCGATCAGGCCGCAGAGCCTCCTGGTCTCGCGTCATGAGAGCCAGGGCGCCCTGCCCGGCAAGGTCAGCAAATGCGCCTATCTCGGCAACCATCTCGACCTGATGATCGAGACCGCCGTCGGCGAGCTCTTCGTCATCAGCCATGATGTCGACGACATGCTCGCCCCGGGCACACCGGTCTGGCTCTCCTTCGCCAGCTCGGGCGTGATCCTGGTGCCCTGA